A region from the Triticum urartu cultivar G1812 chromosome 1, Tu2.1, whole genome shotgun sequence genome encodes:
- the LOC125542458 gene encoding G-type lectin S-receptor-like serine/threonine-protein kinase At2g19130 translates to MPLLYILVLGLLLSHTPRCCSSAPARDTLTEGQVLAVGDKLVSTNGKFALGFFQPAASTVSKSRNSTGSSWYLGIWFNKIPVFTVVWVANREEPIPHLNMNSTKLKFSSDGKLVIVTNRADAVTESLVWSTHIVNRTQSSSINTSTSSVVVLLNSGNLALKVTDSPSSDLLLWQSFDYPTDVGLPGAKLGRNKVTGFSRRFISKKSLIDLGLGSYGMEVENTSGIVLKRRNNPVVKYLIYATSGSSSLIPMLKSLLDLDPRTKGLFNLTYINNNQEEYYTYTLLDESSSSIFVSLDISGQVKLNIWSQANQSWQTIYSEPADPCSPPATCGPFTVCNGIAHPSCVCMESFSHKSRHDWEFEDRTGGCIRNTPLHCSTSGNSKNMTSSTDMFHPIAQVALPYNPQIIDVATTQSKCEEACLGSCSCTAYSYNNSRCSVWHGELLSVNLNDGIENNSKDVLYLRLAAKDLLPGSRKRKRKPKVGVVTIVSIIGFGLLMVMLLLLIWRNKFKCCGLPIYDNLGSAGGIVAFRHTDLVRATKSFSEKLGGGGFGSVYKGVLNDSTSIAMKRLDGARQGEKQFRAEVSSIGLIQHINLVKLIGFCCEGDHRLLVYEYMLNGSLDGHLFKTSNGNVAVLNWNIRYQIALGVARGLSYLHQGCRKCIIHCDIKPENILLDASFVPKVADFGLAAFVGRDFSRILTSFRGTVGYLAPEWLTGVAITPKVDVYGFGMVLFEIISGRRNSSPETSYNTSSKNSDQNIDYFPVQAISKLHGGDLKSLVDPRLHGVFNLEEAETVCKVACWCIQDNEFDRPTMGEVVRVLEGQQDIDVPPMPRLLAAITEQSGAATSM, encoded by the coding sequence ATGCCTCTCCTCTACATATTAGTTCTTGGGCTTCTCCTCTCACACACTCCACGCTGCTGCTCTTCAGCACCTGCGAGAGATACCCTCACTGAAGGCCAAGTGCTTGCCGTCGGCGACAAGCTCGTCTCGACGAACGGCAAGTTTGCGCTCGGCTTCTTCCAGCCAGCAGCGAGCACCGTCAGTAAGTCCCGGAACTCCACCGGCTCCAGCTGGTACCTTGGCATATGGTTCAATAAGATCCCGGTTTTTACTGTTGTGTGGGTTGCTAATCGGGAGGAGCCCATCCCCCACCTCAACATGAACTCAACAAAGCTCAAGTTCTCGAGTGATGGCAAGCTTGTCATTGTCACAAACCGTGCTGATGCTGTCACTGAATCACTTGTTTGGTCCACTCATATTGTGAATAGGACACAATCCAGTAGCATAAACACCAGCACCTCTAGTGTCGTTGTTCTCTTGAACAGTGGAAACCTTGCCCTCAAAGTCACAGATAGCCCATCATCTGACCTACTGCTGTGGCAGAGCTTCGACTACCCAACAGATGTCGGGCTTCCTGGCGCCAAGTTGGGCCGGAACAAGGTCACTGGTTTCAGTCGCCGGTTCATATCAAAAAAGAGCCTCATTGATCTGGGTCTTGGCTCATACGGCATGGAAGTAGAAAACACCAGCGGGATCGTCCTCAAGCGCCGCAACAACCCCGTGGTAAAGTATCTGATTTATGCAACCTCGGGATCATCATCTTTGATACCAATGCTCAAGTCACTTCTAGATTTAGATCCTCGGACCAAAGGTTTGTTTAACCTAACATATATCAATAATAACCAGGAGGAGTACTACACGTACACTTTATTGGATGAATCATCGTCTTCCATATTTGTCTCACTAGACATCTCTGGCCAGGTTAAGCTGAATATTTGGTCACAAGCCAACCAGTCTTGGCAAACCATATATTCCGAGCCTGCTGATCCCTGCAGCCCGCCTGCCACGTGCGGACCTTTCACGGTCTGTAACGGCATTGCGCATCCATCATGTGTCTGTATGGAGAGCTTCTCCCATAAGTCACGGCATGATTGGGAGTTTGAAGATCGAACAGGAGGGTGCATTAGAAACACACCATTACATTGCAGCACTAGTGGTAACAGCAAAAACATGACAAGTTCAACAGACATGTTCCACCCCATTGCTCAAGTTGCATTGCCCTACAACCCACAAATTATAGATGTTGCTACCACTCAGAGCAAATGTGAAGAAGCATGTCTCGGTTCTTGCTCCTGCACTGCTTATTCCTATAACAATAGCAGATGCTCTGTCTGGCATGGGGAATTGCTTAGCGTAAATCTGAATGATGGCATTGAAAATAATTCTAAAGATGTTCTTTACCTTCGCCTTGCTGCCAAAGATTTGCTACCAGGTTccagaaaaaggaaaagaaaaccaAAGGTCGGAGTTGTTACTATTGTAagtattattggttttgggttaCTAATGGTCATGCTGTTGTTACTGATTTGGAGGAACAAATTCAAGTGCTGTGGTTTGCCTATATATGACAATCTAGGTAGTGCTGGTGGAATTGTAGCCTTCAGACACACTGACTTGGTTCGTGCTACTAAAAGCTTTTCAGAAAAGCTTGGAGGAGGTGGTTTCGGTTCTGTATACAAAGGAGTCTTAAATGACTCGACTAGTATAGCAATGAAAAGGCTAGATGGTGCCCGTCAAGGAGAGAAGCAATTCAGGGCCGAAGTGAGCTCAATTGGACTGATCCAACACATAAATCTAGTCAAATTGATTGGTTTCTGCTGCGAAGGTGATCACAGATTACTTGTGTACGAATACATGTTAAATGGATCTCTTGATGGTCACCTATTTAAGACGAGCAATGGAAATGTTGCCGTCCTAAATTGGAACATCAGATATCAGATAGCCCTAGGAGTTGCTAGAGGATTGTCCTACTTGCATCAGGGTTGCCGCAAGTGCATCATACACTGCGATATTAAGCCAGAGAACATACTTCTGGATGCATCATTTGTTCCTAAAGTTGCAGACTTTGGGTTGGCAGCATTTGTGGGAAGGGATTTCAGCCGAATTCTGACTTCATTCAGAGGAACTGTGGGTTATCTTGCTCCAGAGTGGCTTACTGGAGTGGCGATCACACCGAAAGTCGACGTTTACGGCTTCGGCATGGTGCTGTTTGAAATCATATCAGGAAGGAGGAATTCCTCACCTGAAACATCATACAACACTAGCAGCAAAAACAGTGACCAGAATATTGATTACTTCCCTGTGCAAGCCATCAGCAAGCTTCACGGTGGAGATTTGAAGAGTTTGGTTGATCCACGGTTACATGGTGTATTCAATTTGGAAGAGGCTGAAACGGTTTGCAAAGTTGCATGTTGGTGCATCCAAGATAATGAGTTCGATCGGCCAACAATGGGTGAAGTTGTCCGCGTTCTCGAGGGTCAACAGGACATTGATGTTCCTCCAATGCCAAGATTGCTTGCAGCTATAACAGAACAATCTGGTGCTGCAACTTCAATGTAA